One Plasmodium cynomolgi strain B DNA, chromosome 2, whole genome shotgun sequence genomic window carries:
- a CDS encoding ubiquitin carboxyl-terminal hydrolase family 2 (putative), whose amino-acid sequence MYNSNDDEEENYSRNRRSNSSDSGNGDGNGMLNDPINTYNHYNNFNRFHEQNMQACKIDEIYVDDSYDENNSYSQKGEKLTDNNHFEVNKNVCFDGPYSHKNLREVTENEIELVVDNFFDRIRNNEDVYSEWKVCPNFIFRLLFIAKSRSNNYMYPVASSFIEAIAKDDWVPDWGFSSVQYYIILINLADYRKSYYKIDHFSFSHLNTDRGWHNFVPFEKLREPGFINENGQIVLRAGVFPFGSESFKNSRDINYDSKSRTGFVGLKNHGATCYMNALLQLLYHINIFRKAVCMMIFNIENIIGEKTLEFFKKKFEKKKRRKNLGLTNDKSCTTQMIVDGGEVDSKNAKNRKKKKTKFERVDSSDSEHFKGTSPMRMVPYTPSDNNGEEGNCDGEGHIPQGDEHKRDGVQHDIRIQNGAFGEPEVIADPDESQLYEMGKHNHNIRVKNDMKNADLRMNHLSRSDDNDNGSSTTGQLRHSNEDPLGPAHNAALGDGSPFSGSPLMERPYDHLHQLQADKVENVKEKKTISEYQQMYAPHEHVSNNDGEETQEGATYRPTNVVNIGRISSNDIAKITNVPNVGANEYEIKNNKKHAYVHNSSSDPSIDTGGMQNNVSNNDSGEVYYDNSVYKSEGYNNEMVMTMNCKKNKKKGMVSSDNLSNISTLSKEKKKKKFASNNNFHLTPSGSVKKENDSSVNNAVGHSEGEEGPVPRDGESSPMGALHGSGAEEDGGVDGSADEDSDADDHHNERSGNALRGDEDDSYSDSDMSVLSITSSGSSSYVSCSSASSSYYHKNKRKTKYDKSKEIDYKNILLEEENEKKNILPTSLALQNLFYKLHCMNEAVSCKELIRSFGWDASDVFTQQDTHELLKLLLDKVEEQMKGTVVEGSVKKMFEGEVETYIECLDIDYKSVRKETYEDIQLDVQGCNNIYESLDKAIEAEVLEGDNIYETDGYGKQKAKKGMRFLSFPNICIFLLKRFTFDLQRMETVKLNNRFEFYKELDLSKYCQSGGEYVLQAVSVHQGNMNSGHYYSFSYKHNENFWLKCDDDKIFRVSEYSVINDNFGGYDINMESDLYDFDIADKIKQRMKHYSAYMLVYVKKSLIPKLIKECDPAVVNPQVVKRCRMEEIINRRRTKLKQEILQYVKIRVFDKYSYLYKSFSDLPPVGIPSLFNIKFDRNKTVLETFCKILKIIKKIYLCKRKKREGYLLRKSRKLKMERVEKAEELEKVSSQRDNRPMRDHSTSVLLKSEVPADGGDPYRQALVGEHFQRGRTPKEERDKAGAISSRSDRGSSDGNGYSRTEHATSRGKKTHENEWNECIQEKGTRRDASKKGVSKRGLNAECTSPEEGPLDLNDPCDNPPEELPPQHSSAEDSLSTVSSVPSCCSTKSIDKYIKYLSKRKNERSKRRSSHVNNSRMKNFSSSNNSSYYSSSYSSHSGEDSYSSASSSSSNGYVKEKKCFYVLLPTNDVYRYFPLDMKINSQLYLYELLKKTNKESNDLFPTIDILYLPYNKKTSIRKNNSNTKNKNVLFFFKYFDIYAEEKIGDTSLICLDLMYCDVYLKPKELESRIIQKILKAMKKGYITSYNYDLWRSYLNEEEEYYYVDDPLNFKIFIEYKNKCNLIKSKKIIAHNKMVPGDILIFNFLSNAELEKKKNFIVRLGTRKEDLFLTDENQVTYDLFFNADILSKILYRKKKLIEKMHNCCYIVSNKNGVYYKVSTCASDSGDCVFPVMSNIGVSNPNGEPIDGELCQKDLLNDDYFVNGTSSSNLRKKKTKKETASEMAVQLDGNIDFAAPSRMQQENYFAYGEAEEEDVVGVAGSTRATMAAEEEHSRKTQLGSDRTKDPSRLGQKDGSKANGPNGTSLNFYLPMEKDPLQGVNPALHADREEDKEGEEDASRASAANRANRANRANHANHANYPHREDPHQPLIIDDMKDNTHVMDEHMDVENENFSALNMTKENLSSQEVMNLYLYLKKFGTKFEKNGINYEYSLLSKSMLMSVNEAAVNNKKLIFKRKKKHPPNIYNNECVNICRDYQYPFYSPPTSDLSTDDEKRVPEKDIQKEEVKRKKKKKNHDEAVMGTSIQNLNYTNGYAQNGVTHMAIKAGKNEEGQANGLVYKCISNSTNVLGERVTDGKNTSGTSNSDLKNDYGHNNNLRVPSVNFNSSNENNISNDLIARNDSEISFCSSANSDLTYTSESTAYYMFNAEDPLESVYTNEIYDHKKKRKKKKKKKKKCLLHRIREWIIMWIPRLLP is encoded by the exons ATGTACAACAGCaacgatgatgaggaggagaacTACTCGAGGAATAGAAGAAGCAACTCGTCAGACAGTGGGAACGGAGACGGAAATGGGATGCTAAACGACCCGATAAATACTTACAACCATTACAATAACTTTAATCGGTTTCATGAACAAAATATGCAAGCATGCAAAATTGATGAAATATATGTAGATGATAGTTATGACGAAAATAATAGTTACAGtcagaaaggagaaaaactaACGGACAATAACCATTTcgaagtaaataaaaatgtatgcttCGATGGACCATACAGTCATAAAAATCTGAGGGAAGTTACAGAAAATGAAATCGAGTTAGTggtagataattttttcgatcGAATTAGAAATAATGAGGATGTGTATTCGGAATGGAAAGTATGtcccaattttatttttcgacttttatttattgcaAAGTCGAGATCgaataattatatgtacCCAGTAGCATCATCCTTTATTGAAGCCATTGCAAAGGATGATTGGGTTCCTGATTGGGGATTCAGTAGTGTGCAGTactatataattttaatcaaCTTAGCAGATTATAGAAAATCGTACTACAAAATCGATCACTTTagtttttctcatttgaaTACTGATCGAGGTtggcacaattttgttccctttgaaaaattaaggGAGCCAGGATTTATCAACGAAAATGGGCAAATCGTTTTAAGGGCTGGCGTGTTCCCTTTCGGTTCTGAATCTTTTAAAAACAGCAGAGATATAAACTATGATAGTAAATCCAGGACAGGATTTGTTGGTCTCAAAAATCATGGAGCGACCTGCTATATGAATGCTCTCCTTCAACTCCTGTatcatattaatatttttcggAAAGCTGTTTGTATGATGATTTTTAATATAGAGAATATTATTGGTGAAAAAACTTTagagttttttaaaaaaaaatttgagaaaaaaaaacggaggaaaaaTTTGGGCCTCACTAATGACAAGAGTTGCACCACCCAGATGATCGTTGACGGTGGGGAGGTGGACTCAAAGAACGCGAAGAAtcgaaagaagaaaaagacaaagTTTGAAAGAGTAGACAGTTCCGATTCGGAACACTTCAAGGGGACTTCCCCCATGAGGATGGTGCCCTACACGCCTAGCGACAACAATGGGGAGGAAGGCAATTGTGATGGAGAGGGCCACATACCCCAGGGGGACGAACATAAACGGGATGGGGTTCAGCACGATATCCGAATCCAAAACGGAGCTTTTGGAGAACCGGAAGTCATCGCAGACCCTGATGAATCCCAGTTGtacgaaatgggaaaacatAATCACAACATCCGAGTAAAGAATGACATGAAGAATGCGGACTTGCGGATGAATCATCTAAGCAGAAGCGACGACAACGATAATGGCAGCAGCACGACTGGTCAGCTTAGACACTCAAATGAAGACCCCTTGGGGCCAGCGCATAATGCAGCCCTAGGGGATGGGTCCCCCTTCAGTGGGTCCCCTCTAATGGAACGTCCATATGACCACCTCCATCAGCTGCAAGCGGATAAAGTAGAAAAcgtaaaagagaaaaaaacgattaGCGAATACCAGCAGATGTATGCCCCCCATGAACACGTAAGCAACAACGATGGGGAAGAAACACAGGAAGGGGCAACGTATCGACCCACCAACGTTGTAAATATTGGTCGAATCAGCAGCAACGACATTGCCAAAATTACCAACGTCCCTAACGTCGGGGCTAACGAGTACGAAATAAAGAACAATAAAAAGCATGCCTATGTTCATAATTCGTCATCTGACCCGTCTATAGACACAGGAGGGATGCAAAACAATGTAAGCAACAACGATAGCGGAGAGGTGTACTATGACAACTCTGTGTACAAAAGTGAAGGGTACAACAACGAAATGGTGATGACAATGAATTgtaagaagaacaaaaaaaaaggaatggt CTCGTCTGATAACTTGTCCAACATTTCGACCCTGtccaaggagaagaagaaaaaaaagtttgctTCTAACAacaattttcatttaacgCCAAGTGGTAgcgtgaagaaggaaaatgacAGCTCGGTGAATAATGCCGTGGGTCACTctgagggggaagaaggccCCGTGCCGCGGGATGGAGAATCCTCTCCCATGGGTGCTCTCCATGGCTCGGGTGCTGAAGAGGACGGAGGCGTGGATGGTAGCGCCGATGAAGACTCTGATGCAGATGATCACCACAATGAAAGGAGTGGTAATGCCCTGAGGGGAGACGAGGATGACTCCTACTCAGACAGCGACATGTCAGTTCTGTCCATCACCTCCTCTGGGTCATCGTCCTATGTGTCCTGCTCCTCAGCCTCCTCCTCGTACTaccacaaaaataaaaggaaaacaaaatatgataaGTCGAAAGAAATAGATTACAAGAACATCCTcctggaagaagaaaatgaaaagaagaatATCCTCCCAACATCATTGGCGttacaaaatttgttttacaAATTGCATTGCATGAATGAAGCTGTGTCATGTAAAGAGCTCATAAGATCCTTTGGATGGGATGCAAGTGATGTGTTCACTCAACAGGATACACACGAGTTGCTGAAGTTGTTACTAGACAAAGTGGAAGAACAAATGAAGGGAACGGTAGTCGAAGGgtcggtaaaaaaaatgttcgaaGGAGAAGTAGAAACTTACATAGAATGTCTAGACATAGATTACAAGAGTGTCAGAAAAGAGACCTATGAAGATATTCAGCTGGATGTACAAGGCTGCAACAATATTTATGAATCTCTGGACAAAGCAATCGAGGCAGAAGTCCTGGAAGGAGATAATATTTACGAAACGGATGGGTACGGAAAACAGAAAgctaaaaaagggatgaGGTTTTTAAGCTTCCcaaatatttgtatatttctGCTGAAAAGATTCACATTCGATCTCCAACGAATGGAAACGGTGAAGCTTAATAATCGATTCGAATTTTACAAAGAGTTGGATCTCTCCAAGTATTGCCAAAGTGGAGGAGAGTATGTCCTACAGGCTGTTTCAGTACACCAAGGGAATATGAACAGTGGACACTACTACTCCTTTAGCTATAAGCACAACGAAAATTTTTGGCTCAAATGTGATGATGACAAAATATTTCGTGTAAGTGAGTACTCAGTCATTAACGACAACTTCGGTGGGTACGACATCAATATGGAGAGTGACCTCTACGACTTTGACATCGCAGATAAAATCAAACAGAGGATGAAACACTACAGTGCTTATATGCTGGTCtatgtaaaaaaatcgcTCATCCCCAAGCTTATTAAAGAGTGTGACCCAGCGGTGGTTAATCCACAGGTTGTCAAGAGATGCAGGATGgaagaaattattaacagAAGGAGGACCAAACTGAAACAAGAAATATTacaatatgtaaaaattagaGTCTTCGATAAGTACTCCTATCTGTACAAATCGTTCAGTGACCTCCCCCCAGTTGGCATCCCCTCTCTTTTTAACATCAAATTTGATAGGAACAAAACCGTTTTGGAGACCTTctgtaaaattttgaaaatcatAAAGAAGATTTACCTCtgcaagaggaagaagcgcgAGGGTTATCTGTTGAGGAAGTCCAGGAAGCTGAAGATGGAGAGGGTGGAAAAGGCGGAGGAGCTCGAGAAGGTGTCGAGTCAGAGGGACAATCGCCCCATGAGGGATCACTCCACGTCTGTGTTACTCAAATCGGAAGTGCCAGCAGACGGTGGGGATCCCTACCGTCAAGCTCTCGTGGGTGAACACTTCCAACGCGGGAGGACTCCCAAGGAAGAACGTGACAAAGCGGGAGCGATATCCAGCCGGAGCGACCGAGGAAGTAGTGATGGAAATGGATACAGTCGAACCGAACATGCAACATcacgggggaagaaaacgCACGAAAATGAGTGGAACGAGTGCATCCAGGAGAAGGGCACCCGAAGGGACGCGTCGAAAAAGGGGGTGAGTAAACGCGGATTGAACGCAGAGTGTACTAGCCCCGAAGAGGGGCCATTGGACCTAAATGACCCGTGTGACAACCCACCCGAGGAGCTTCCTCCACAACACAGCTCTGCGGAGGATTCCTTGTCTACCGTATCTTCAGTCCCCTCATGTTGCAGCACAAAGTCGATTGATAAAtacattaaatatttatccaaaaggaagaatgAAAGGTCGAAGAGGAGATCATCCCACGTGAACAACTccagaatgaaaaatttttcttcatcaaatAATTCGTCGTACTACTCCTCTTCGTATTCTTCCCATTCAGGGGAGGACTCCTACTCTTccgcctcctcctcatcatcgaATGGTTAtgtaaaggagaaaaagtgTTTCTACGTGTTGCTGCCCACCAATGATGTGTATCGTTACTTCCCCCTAGACATGAAGATCAACAGTCAACTGTACCTCTACGAAttgctaaaaaaaacgaacaaggAATCCAACGATCTGTTCCCAACTATAGACATACTATATTTGCcctataataaaaaaacgtctATTCGAAAAAACAATTCGAataccaaaaataaaaacgttttgtttttttttaaatattttgatatCTACGCGGAAGAAAAGATAGGTGATACGTCCCTCATTTGTCTGGACCTCATGTACTGCGATGTGTACCTCAAGCCCAAGGAGTTAGAATCCAGGATTATCCAAAAAATTCTCAAGGCAATGAAAAAGGGTTACATTACTAGCTATAATTATGACTTATGGAGGAGTTACCtcaatgaagaagaagaatactACTACGTAGACGACCCTctgaattttaaaatatttattgaatataaaaataaatgtaatttaataaaatccaaaaaaattattgctcATAATAAGATGGTCCCGGGGGACATTCTCatctttaacttcttaagTAACGCAGaattggaaaagaaaaaaaattttatcgtTCGTTTGGGCACAAGGAAGGAGGATCTTTTTCTCACCGACGAGAACCAAGTCACCTATGATCTCTTTTTTAATGCTGACATATTGagtaaaattttgtacaggaagaaaaaactcattgaaaaaatgcacaactGTTGCTACATTGTTAGCAATAAGAATGGTGTTTACTATAAGGTATCTACCTGCGCGTCGGATTCCGGTGATTGTGTCTTCCCCGTCATGTCAAACATCGGAGTTTCCAACCCGAACGGGGAACCCATCGACGGTGAACTTTGTCAAAAGGACCTTCTCAATGATGACTACTTTGTGAATGGAACGAGTTCTTCTAAtctgaggaagaagaaaacgaaaaaggagaCGGCATCCGAAATGGCGGTTCAGCTAGATGGCAACATCGATTTTGCCGCTCCGAGTCGTATGCAGCAGGAGAATTACTTCGCTTACGGGGAGGCAGAAGAAGAGGACGTGGTGGGAGTGGCGGGATCTACGAGAGCAACGATGGCAGCGGAAGAGGAGCACTCACGCAAGACTCAACTAGGATCCGACAGAACGAAAGACCCCTCCCGCTTGGGTCAAAAGGACGGATCCAAGGCGAACGGCCCAAATGGCACAAGCTTGAATTTCTACCTCCCAATGGAGAAGGACCCTCTGCAGGGAGTCAACCCAGCGCTCCATGCAGATCGTGAAGAGGACAAAGAGGGTGAAGAGGATGCCAGCCGAGCAAGCGCAGCAAACCGAGCAAACCGAGCAAACCGTGCAAACCATGCAAACCACGCAAATTACCCACACCGTGAGGACCCCCACCAGCCGCTGATCATAGACGATATGAAGGACAACACCCACGTAATGGACGAACACATGGATGTCGAAAACGAAAACTTCAGTGCACTAAACATGACGAAAGAAAATCTGAGCAGCCAAGAAGTAATGAACCTTTACCTCTACCTCAAAAAGTTCGGCAcaaaatttgagaaaaacGGAATAAACTACGAGTACTCCTTGTTAAGTAAAAGCATGTTGATGTCCGTGAACGAAGCTGCTGTTAACAATAAGaaactcatttttaaaaggaagaagaagcacccACCTAATATTTACAACAATGAgtgtgtaaatatatgtagaGATTATCAGTACCCATTTTACTCTCCTCCCACTTCGGATCTCTCAACGGATGACGAAAAAAGAGTGCCTGAAAAAGAtatacaaaaggaagaagtcaaaagaaagaagaaaaaaaaaaaccacgaCGAGGCTGTGATGGGTACTTccatacaaaatttgaattacACCAATGGATATGCTCAAAACGGGGTAACCCATATGGCCATTAAGGcaggtaaaaatgaagagggtCAAGCGAACGGATTAGTGTATAAATGCATCTCCAATAGTACCAACGTGTTAGGAGAAAGAGTGACAGATGGGAAGAACACCTCCGGGACGAGCAACAGTGATCTTAAAAACGATTATGGACATAATAATAACCTAAGAGTACCCAGCGTGAACTTTAATTCGTCCAACGAAAATAACATTTCGAATGACCTAATCGCCAGGAACGACTCCGAAATATCGTTCTGTTCCTCGGCCAACTCGGATCTGACATACACCTCGGAAAGTACAGCTTACTACATGTTCAACGCGGAGGATCCATTAGAATCTGTGTACACGAACGAAATATATGATCAtaagaagaagcgaaaaaaaaagaagaaaaaaaaaaaaaaatgcctacTTCACCGGATACGAGAATGGATAATAATGTGGATCCCTCGGCTGCTCCCCTGA
- a CDS encoding hypothetical protein (putative) translates to MNNSYDKYNYSSSIFNSPGKSSMLSTSSQNLSGSYGYSNLTQQNEMITIILEQEHEDGERKAEGNKRTNLNEEIKRLKNFYKGVNSPNFPLKKLGKMDRSISSLNDENDDEDIFYNSNSLYMNLLSGGEEGELPCEEGEVRHEEGNSRGEEDSVLFNQVYTRAKTKTQEESEQALRGRNALEENLFYDCIAEKESVYNKDGNRKAKKCHREDQQGEGEAPVWSLQKIRNQNEDEKKNFYLQKCRDQMSEKKEHKMKQPLSLLKRREDGKRDEDNDSDNHHQVKEEEEVEEKYKLHDRVNELSGGRNNRSDYDSRDTSTVNPSQSRKRGEEEGEGHYPQRKSDMRDPTVQRVSSKEEDITPQGNLSNRKREKMSNVSKLADSQKGDNCTKRESVPREDYSSKSINYIIQEIKKEESKEKNFTMDSYGTVYLSICTKVLEKDVDYFLTSRILPNEELLNEKK, encoded by the exons ATGAATAACTCATATGACAAGTATAACTACTCAAGTAGTATCTTTAACAGTCCCGGGAAGTCATCCATGTTAAGCACATCTTCGCAAAATTTAAGCGGCAGTTATGGCTACAGCAATCTGACTCAACAAAATGAGATGATAACTATCATCCTAGAGCA agAGCATGAAGATGGGGAAAGGAAAGCGGAGGGAAACAAACGAACCaatttaaatgaagaaataaagaggctaaaaaatttctacaaGGGGGTCAACTCCCCCAATTTCCCACTGAAGAAACTGGGAAAAATGGACAGGAGCATTTCTAGCTtgaatgatgaaaatgacGATGAGGACATTTTCTACAATAGCAATAGTTTGTATATGAATTTGCTCAGCGGAGGAGAGGAGGGAGAACTCCCTTGtgaggaaggagaagtcAGACACGAGGAGGGCAACTCCCGAGGTGAAGAAGACAGTGTCCTCTTTAACCAAGTATACACTAGAGCAAAAACCAAAACGCAGGAAGAGAGCGAACAAGCTCTTCGCGGAAGAAATGCGCTAGAGGAGAATCTCTTCTATGACTGCATAGCGGAAAAGGAGAGTGTGTACAATAAAGATGGCAACAGGAAAGCGAAGAAGTGCCATAGAGAGGACCAgcagggggaaggggaagccCCTGTGTGGTCACTGCAAAAGATAAGGAACCAAAACGaagatgaaaagaaaaacttttATCTACAAAAATGTAGAGATCAAATGAGCGAGAAAAAAGAGCATAAGATGAAGCAGCCCCTCTCGTTATTGAAGAGGAGGGAGGATGGAAAAAGGGATGAGGACAACGATAGTGATAACCACCACCAAGttaaggaggaggaagaggtaGAGGAGAAATACAAATTGCATGACAGGGTGAACGAACTCAGCGGGGGTAGAAACAATCGCAGTGATTATGACAGTCGTGATACAAGCACAGTTAACCCTTCGCAGAGCAGAAAAcgtggggaggaagaaggagagggaCACTATCCCCAGCGTAAGAGCGACATGAGAGACCCCACAGTGCAGCGTGTGAGTAGCAAAGAGGAAGACATAACCCCCCAAGGTAATCTATCAAATagaaagagagaaaaaatgtcaaacgTGTCCAAATTGGCTGATTCACAAAAGGGAGATAACTGCACGAAAAGAGAGTCGGTTCCCAGGGAGGACTACTCCAGTAAGAGCATAAACTACATCATtcaggaaataaaaaaggaagaatcgaaggagaaaaacttCACCATGGATTCATATGGAACTGTGTACCTGTCCATATGCACGAAAGTTTTGGAAAAAGACgtcgattattttttaacatccaGAATATTACCTAATGAGGAActattaaatgaaaaaaaataa
- a CDS encoding hypothetical protein (putative) translates to MWNYLLGLPLLLFISTCQSYIPQWGKNQSVSVPMRYRQLRSYMKRLRNATVEIDIENRKDLSKVEIIKMFLKGVKDCKNVERLREKAKGHVPPSTKRKLMKQRRMANLRAHVKNCRIRKQEEVPPEKNILNFPKNQIKNINAAVLYFRHYFEKYEENTN, encoded by the exons ATGTGGAATTACCTTCTCGGCCTCCCCCTGCTCCTGTTCATCTCGACATGCCAAAGTTACATCCCCcaatgggggaaaaaccaAAGTGTAAGTGTACCCATGCGATACAGGCAAC TCCGAAGCTACATGAAAAGGCTCAGAAACGCAACAGTCGAAATTGACATAGAGAACAGGAAAGACTTATCAAAGgttgaaattataaaaatgtttttaaaaggaGTGAAGGATTGTAAAAATGTCGAGCGTTTAAGGGAGAAGGCCAAGGGACATGTACCCCCGAGCACGAAGCGAAAATTGATGAAGCAAAGACGAATGGCTAACTTGCGAGCTCACGTTAAAAACTGCAGAATAAGGAAACAGGAAGAAGTTCCTCCGGAAAAGAACATCCTCAATTTCCCCAAAAATCAgatcaaaaatataaatgccGCCGTCCTGTACTTCAGGCATTATTTCGAGAAGTACGAAGAGAATACGAATTGA
- a CDS encoding defender against cell death 2 (putative): MKSIRSSLCDIYRHTPRIIQLIDIFLAFTLSALIILSLYAYAYSFFGERISVAAIFTAIGNLTFLVALREQLTNKSLFNLKREKVIFDFVMCTLVLYIGKGSHSTLYL; the protein is encoded by the exons atgaaaagcataCGAAGCTCCCTCTGCGATATATACCGGCACACACCAAGGATCATTCAGCTCATAGATATTTTCCTCGCTTTTACCCTTTCCGcgttaattattttgtcgTTGTATGCTTACGCTTACTCCTTTTTCGGCGAACGGATTTCAGTTGCCGCGATTTTCACGGCTATTGGAAATTTGACTTTTTTGGTGGCCCTCCGGGAGCAG CTCACGAACAAGAGTCTGTTTAATctcaaaagggagaaagtCATTTTCGATTTTGTTATGTGCACCTTAGTACTGTACATTGGTAAAGGATCCCATTCAACGCTTTACTTATAA
- a CDS encoding hypothetical protein (putative), protein MIASLCLKNLKKNERKLIHQLVRRDYGNNAGIAQTGYKKKKGTTNVAKLSKLAEKKSHKKDLSLCPSLFFPPKWDGNMMKDLPFQITRGRMSPHPEYQKWRKEENKFGENNVEKCVSIASTVTKLIPFQRSCFSTRVGNLCSGVSRGYCTRRFFGTSSEGSSGGYSKGDNVKVNRMEGEALGGAKGETPNGGNEESGNHAGVTLTGNTSNNSSDSGSAPPNGNKEKQSLRQIYLHKKQREKMIKMYLLLSLLLMPFGQLYMYCIENDLSMEELLKIFKNKMEMLENKYNDILQELIDKYFPLSNEPLLPDFKDLNYPENLPTLVIDLNYVIAKLEYDRKSGWRVLKRPYADLFFKELSSFYEIVIWSDDNFPVAQEVISKWGIPAIGCLHRDQCSKKRRHYVKDLKRLGRNLDRVVIIDHDAHAFMLQPENGILIKEFHGDVNDKEILCLIDLLKSFAISSYDISQFLRKYGGGDYNIGKRYMQLKSDTEQKSQRIRNFGKIFHLDGKKTPNGMSFNS, encoded by the exons ATGATCGCCTcattatgtttaaaaaatctgaagaaaaatgagaggAAATTAATCCATCAACTGGTAAGGAGGGACTACGGAAACAATGCAGGCATTGCTCAAAcaggttataaaaaaaagaaagggacCACAAATGTAGCCAAACTGAGCAAACTCGCAGAAAAGAAGAGTCATAAAAAGGACCTGTCGCTGTGTCCAA gtttgtttttcccccccaagtggGACGGAAATATGATGAAGGATCTTCCGTTTCAAATAACTAGGGGAAGGATGTCCCCCCATCCAGAATATCAAAAGTGGCgtaaggaagaaaacaaatttggCGAGAACAATGTAGAGAAATGTGTAAGTATAGCTAGTACTGTTACGAAATTGATTCCTTTTCAAAGGAGTTGTTTTTCCACCCGAGTTGGCAACCTCTGCAGTGGTGTTAGTAGAGGATACTGCACGAGGAGATTCTTTGGCACTTCCTCAGAAGGTTCTTCTGGTGGATATTCCAAAGGGGATAATGTGAAGGTGAACAGAATGGAAGGGGAAGCCCTGGGGGGCGCTAAAGGTGAaaccccaaatgggggaaatgAGGAAAGTGGAAATCACGCCGGAGTGACGCTCACTGGAAACACATCCAATAATAGTAGCGATAGTGGAAGTGCCCCGCCAAACGGAAATAAGGAGAAGCAGTCTCTGAGGCAAATATACCTgcacaaaaaacaaagggaaaaaatgatcaagATGTACCTCCTGCTGAGTCTGTTGCTAATGCCATTCGGACAGCTATACATGTACTGCATCGAGAATGACCTAAGTATGGaggaattattaaaaatttttaaaaataaaatggaaatgctagaaaataaatacaatgACATATTGCAGGAACTgattgataaatattttccactGAGTAATGAGCCATTATTACCCGACTTCAAAGATTTAAATTACCCAGAAAATTTACCAACCCTAGTTATTGACCTGAATTATGTTATAGCCAAATTAGAGTATGACAGGAAAAGTGGATGGAGAGTATTGAAGAGACCCTATGCTGATTTGTTCTTTAAAGAATTGTCTAGCTTTTATGAAATTGTTATTTGGTCAGATGATAATTTCCCAGTTGCACAGGAAGTTATTTCCAAGTGGGGTATACCTGCTATTGGATGCTTACACAGAGACCAATGCTCCAAGAAGAGAAGGCATTACGTAAAAGATTTGAAGAGATTGGGTAGGAATCTTGACCGAGTTGTTATCATTGACCATGATGCACATGCCTTTATGCTTCAGCCGGAGAATGGCATCCTCATAAAGGAATTTCATGGCGATGTAAACGATAAGGAAATTTTGTGCCTGATCGATTTGCTAAAGTCGTTCGCCATCAGCAGCTACGACATTTCGCAGTTTCTGAGGAAGTACGGTGGGGGGGACTACAACATCGGGAAGCGATATATGCAACTTAAGAGCGACACGGAGCAGAAGTCACAGCGAATAAGAAACTTTGGCAAAATTTTCCACCTCGACGGGAAGAAGACGCCCAACGGGATGTCCTTCAACTCGTGA